In Halobacteriovorax marinus SJ, the following proteins share a genomic window:
- a CDS encoding YaeQ family protein — MALSATIYKANISLSNLSHNHYEDYSLTMAMHPSENEQRMMKRLLCFLLNASENLEFTRGLSTTEEPEIWERSLTGEILHWIEMGEPTLKRIKQAQGKARQVSVYTFNTNTYQEWFEKLKAKLSFKNLAIYYISNESNIELDSLCKKSMQLSCTIEDDSMYLSSDDVMISLKVEKLK; from the coding sequence ATGGCCCTTAGTGCGACTATATATAAAGCAAATATAAGCCTATCAAATCTGAGTCATAATCATTATGAGGACTACTCACTAACTATGGCCATGCACCCTTCAGAAAATGAGCAGAGAATGATGAAAAGACTTCTCTGCTTCCTTTTAAATGCTTCAGAGAACTTAGAGTTTACTAGAGGCTTAAGTACCACAGAAGAGCCTGAGATCTGGGAGAGGTCCTTAACGGGAGAAATTCTCCATTGGATAGAGATGGGAGAGCCAACGCTAAAGCGAATTAAGCAGGCCCAAGGCAAAGCTCGCCAAGTTAGTGTCTATACTTTCAATACCAATACTTATCAAGAGTGGTTCGAAAAGCTTAAAGCAAAACTCTCTTTTAAAAATCTCGCCATATACTATATTTCCAATGAATCCAATATCGAGTTGGACTCTCTATGTAAGAAGAGCATGCAACTTAGCTGTACTATTGAAGATGATTCAATGTACTTATCAAGTGATGATGTCATGATTTCTTTGAAAGTAGAAAAATTGAAATAA
- a CDS encoding glutathione S-transferase family protein — protein sequence MLKIYGFNSQNNKKVVYLAKELGLDFEFVKVDLMKRENRSPEFLKMNPVGKVPVLEHDGKYLFESGAICRYIATLVDTPLAPKEKFEYAQVDQWMEFFTNHLGRWLNTLFFEKILRPFLGIGSPVKETCEEAEKFISQQMKVLEGELSKREFIASNELSIADIYAYAYIEQTIALEMDLSEFPNTLKWRDMISKRESIVECQKYFN from the coding sequence ATGCTGAAAATCTATGGTTTCAATTCCCAAAATAATAAGAAAGTTGTCTACCTGGCCAAAGAACTAGGTCTAGACTTTGAATTCGTTAAAGTCGATTTAATGAAGAGAGAAAATCGTAGCCCAGAGTTCCTAAAGATGAACCCTGTTGGAAAGGTTCCTGTTCTAGAGCACGATGGAAAGTATCTCTTTGAATCAGGCGCAATATGTAGATATATCGCAACACTCGTTGATACACCCCTTGCCCCAAAAGAAAAATTTGAATATGCCCAAGTCGATCAGTGGATGGAATTTTTCACGAACCACCTCGGAAGATGGCTTAATACACTCTTCTTTGAAAAGATCCTCAGACCATTTCTTGGTATTGGTAGCCCTGTTAAAGAAACTTGCGAAGAAGCAGAGAAGTTTATTTCACAGCAAATGAAAGTCCTAGAAGGAGAGCTTTCAAAGAGAGAGTTTATAGCTTCCAATGAATTGAGTATAGCCGATATTTACGCCTACGCTTATATTGAACAAACGATTGCTCTTGAAATGGATCTTAGCGAATTCCCAAATACTCTAAAATGGAGAGATATGATCTCAAAGAGAGAGTCTATCGTTGAATGTCAAAAGTACTTTAATTAG
- a CDS encoding sulfite exporter TauE/SafE family protein → MDLTLLDSFLIFIFVSFAGFVDSIAGGGGLITIPTYMALGVPSHLILGTNKLVSTSGSTVAVFRYIKSGVVDFKVIGYGIFLGLIGSSIGANLASYLDKKNMTYILIAVVPIIFILNNFKDRILKHDDFSLTNKQLIIRCSLIGFIIGGYDGFFGPGTGTFLIVAMVLFLNYGLHQASASARMINYTSNISAFIIFLSKGLIAWEVATIAIFASMCGNFLGSSFVVKGNVKVIKTVFNFVLLGLLAKSILDLFS, encoded by the coding sequence TTGGATTTAACACTCTTAGATTCATTCCTTATATTTATCTTTGTGAGTTTTGCTGGCTTTGTTGATTCAATTGCTGGAGGTGGTGGTCTGATTACGATTCCTACCTATATGGCGCTTGGAGTTCCAAGTCATCTAATTCTTGGAACTAATAAATTAGTGAGCACTAGTGGATCTACAGTTGCTGTTTTTAGATATATTAAAAGTGGAGTTGTTGATTTTAAAGTCATTGGTTACGGTATTTTTCTCGGTTTGATTGGTTCAAGTATTGGAGCTAATCTTGCTTCATATTTAGATAAAAAGAATATGACGTATATTCTTATTGCAGTTGTTCCCATTATATTTATCCTTAATAACTTTAAAGATAGAATTCTAAAGCATGATGATTTCTCTCTTACAAATAAGCAGCTCATTATCCGCTGTTCTTTAATTGGATTTATTATTGGTGGTTATGATGGTTTCTTTGGGCCTGGAACAGGGACATTTTTGATCGTGGCGATGGTGCTATTTCTAAATTATGGACTCCACCAAGCTTCTGCCAGTGCTAGAATGATTAATTATACCAGTAATATATCCGCTTTTATTATTTTCCTCTCAAAAGGTCTAATAGCATGGGAAGTTGCCACTATCGCAATCTTTGCCAGCATGTGCGGAAACTTCTTAGGTAGTAGTTTTGTAGTGAAAGGAAACGTAAAAGTTATTAAAACTGTCTTTAATTTTGTACTGTTAGGGCTTCTTGCAAAATCAATTCTAGATTTATTCTCATAA
- a CDS encoding glutaminase, with product MLQELNVQDILDRVEKNIQQYFGMGEVANYIPELAKIDPKQFAMTVATVDGRIYSCGSSDKLFSIQSISKVFVLTMAMNVLQDELWERVGKEPSGSAFNSLVQLETEQGIPRNPFINAGALVTTDAIIQRFTNAYDEILNFVRDLSQNESIEFDKNVALSEFQHSERNSALAYFMKSFGNIESDPIQLLDVYFHHCSIAMNTVDLAKAFLFLANGGVNPATGKRVVTSLKAKRVNSLMLTCGLYDNVGDFAYRVGLPAKSGVGGGIVAVLPGEFSVAVWSPELNLSGNSLIGTKALELFTNYTEKSIF from the coding sequence ATGCTTCAGGAGTTAAATGTGCAAGATATCTTGGATAGAGTAGAGAAGAATATTCAGCAGTACTTTGGTATGGGTGAAGTCGCTAATTATATACCAGAGTTGGCAAAAATAGACCCTAAGCAATTTGCTATGACTGTCGCTACGGTTGATGGGCGTATTTACTCGTGCGGAAGTAGTGATAAGCTTTTCTCAATTCAAAGTATTTCCAAGGTCTTTGTACTCACTATGGCAATGAATGTCCTACAAGATGAGTTGTGGGAGAGAGTCGGTAAGGAGCCCTCTGGCTCTGCATTCAATTCGCTCGTTCAATTAGAGACGGAGCAAGGTATTCCTAGAAACCCTTTTATTAACGCTGGAGCTCTAGTCACAACAGATGCCATCATTCAAAGATTTACCAATGCTTATGATGAAATCTTAAACTTTGTCAGAGACTTGAGCCAAAATGAGAGTATTGAATTTGATAAGAATGTAGCACTATCTGAGTTTCAGCATAGTGAGAGAAACTCAGCTCTTGCATACTTTATGAAGAGTTTTGGAAATATTGAGTCGGACCCAATTCAACTCTTAGATGTATACTTTCATCACTGCTCTATTGCGATGAACACTGTTGACCTAGCTAAGGCCTTTCTTTTCTTGGCCAATGGAGGAGTCAATCCTGCGACTGGGAAGAGAGTAGTGACAAGTTTAAAGGCGAAGAGGGTTAACTCTTTAATGCTCACTTGTGGACTCTATGACAACGTTGGGGATTTTGCTTACAGGGTTGGTCTACCAGCGAAGAGTGGTGTTGGCGGTGGAATAGTAGCGGTTCTTCCAGGAGAGTTCTCCGTTGCGGTTTGGTCTCCTGAGCTTAATCTATCAGGTAATTCGCTCATAGGGACTAAGGCCCTAGAGCTATTTACCAATTATACAGAAAAATCTATTTTCTAG
- a CDS encoding type II secretion system protein has translation MLKNEGGFSLAQVIVAAGLLGVLSLAFMQLTKNMGQQQNFAQSKNDELELATNIRMLLNDERYCRVSLAGNGEKGAPDSPVTFRKSSNDEDGEGLDIALYTSNVDGTTRVQKKFNGQNNPGSDDKSKYGKVTIKSIKLIFNNPNGDGNLNWDYEDSASTNDVAIVRVVTEKKISATKTRTMTDDYDIVVNTATGQTPESTGVSRIISCNSEALSKVNEDYYYPINCSMTLAHSDSGGSYRSATLDMSSGGFIGVRLRGDVNSDDRFRLAANCGSGGDLTDYFKSCQVGFGWRDATDNGSSANSSPLGSRQYNFNFGSSATLQTGGDVNEDDSFYYRMRCPDGSNEEVNSYVKQKCLICMGHTDKWYSSPEKASCKKIQNMGDNSWGRIMTSGDVGADDALFLGFFCDGEFAPIIKNWGI, from the coding sequence ATGCTTAAAAATGAAGGTGGATTTTCACTTGCACAAGTTATTGTTGCGGCAGGACTTTTAGGAGTTCTCTCTCTTGCTTTTATGCAATTAACAAAGAATATGGGCCAACAGCAGAACTTTGCGCAGTCAAAGAATGATGAGCTAGAGTTAGCGACTAATATTAGAATGCTTTTAAACGATGAGCGCTATTGTAGAGTGAGTCTTGCTGGAAACGGAGAAAAGGGAGCACCAGATTCGCCGGTCACTTTTAGAAAGTCATCAAATGATGAAGATGGTGAAGGCCTTGATATAGCGCTTTATACTTCTAATGTTGATGGAACTACAAGAGTTCAAAAGAAATTTAATGGCCAAAATAATCCTGGTAGTGACGATAAGAGTAAGTATGGAAAGGTCACTATTAAATCTATAAAACTTATTTTTAATAATCCCAATGGAGACGGAAATCTTAATTGGGACTATGAAGATTCTGCTTCTACTAATGATGTTGCCATCGTTCGAGTTGTGACAGAGAAGAAAATTTCGGCGACTAAGACGCGAACAATGACTGATGATTACGATATTGTCGTAAATACTGCCACTGGGCAGACTCCCGAATCTACAGGGGTGAGCCGAATTATCTCTTGTAATAGTGAAGCTCTCTCAAAAGTGAATGAAGATTATTACTATCCGATAAATTGCTCTATGACACTTGCCCATAGTGATAGTGGAGGCTCTTATCGAAGTGCTACTTTAGATATGAGTAGTGGTGGTTTTATTGGAGTAAGGCTAAGAGGTGATGTTAATAGTGATGACCGCTTTAGGTTGGCGGCCAATTGTGGCAGTGGTGGAGATCTTACAGATTACTTTAAAAGCTGTCAGGTTGGATTTGGTTGGAGAGATGCCACTGATAATGGTTCATCGGCCAATAGCTCTCCACTAGGCTCTAGGCAATACAATTTTAACTTTGGCTCTTCCGCAACTTTACAGACTGGTGGAGATGTTAATGAAGATGATTCTTTCTATTACAGAATGCGCTGTCCTGATGGATCTAATGAAGAAGTAAACTCTTATGTAAAACAGAAATGCCTTATTTGTATGGGTCATACGGATAAGTGGTATTCCTCTCCTGAGAAAGCATCTTGTAAGAAAATTCAAAATATGGGTGACAATAGTTGGGGGAGGATTATGACCTCTGGTGATGTTGGTGCAGATGACGCTCTCTTCTTAGGATTTTTCTGTGACGGAGAGTTCGCACCTATTATTAAAAATTGGGGAATTTAA
- a CDS encoding tRNA dihydrouridine synthase: MYQADHHLVLAPIRGVTNYILRNALEQTFGGADSSISPYIVTKESGELNKRQLEDSLFTKNLIPTTAQILTKEVDQFIHAAKHFKDLGVQKVNLNMGCPYPMVANRTKGSGLLLHPGRVEKLLTEIKERCPLELSVKIRLGRESKDEIKEIIPIINALDIKDFTIHARLGKQLYKGVVDLDGFEECLPLLKYTPCYNGDIKTPSDFENISKRFPQIKRWMIGRAALSNPALLSQIRGEEYNEQKYRALFIKMHKLMSEEYLSRENAKSDYLQRMREHWLYFKDIFVDERKVYKKIKKAKSIDEFHNVIDWALDQEISDEVLN; encoded by the coding sequence ATGTATCAAGCAGACCACCACCTAGTGCTTGCTCCCATAAGGGGCGTCACAAATTATATTTTGAGAAATGCTCTCGAGCAGACCTTTGGAGGAGCAGACTCCTCTATTTCTCCTTATATTGTGACTAAGGAAAGTGGTGAGCTTAATAAGAGACAATTGGAAGACTCCCTCTTTACTAAGAACCTCATTCCTACAACCGCTCAGATCCTCACTAAAGAAGTTGATCAATTCATACATGCAGCAAAGCACTTTAAGGACTTAGGCGTACAAAAGGTCAATCTCAATATGGGCTGTCCCTATCCAATGGTGGCCAATAGAACAAAGGGATCAGGACTTCTGCTACACCCTGGGCGTGTAGAAAAGCTCCTGACAGAGATAAAAGAAAGGTGTCCACTAGAGCTAAGTGTGAAAATTAGGCTCGGAAGAGAGTCAAAAGATGAAATCAAAGAGATTATCCCAATTATCAATGCTCTAGATATTAAAGATTTCACAATTCACGCTAGACTAGGAAAGCAACTCTACAAAGGAGTTGTTGACCTCGATGGATTTGAAGAGTGCCTTCCCCTGCTGAAGTACACTCCTTGTTATAATGGAGATATCAAGACCCCTAGTGATTTTGAAAATATTTCTAAGCGCTTCCCTCAAATTAAGAGATGGATGATCGGCCGTGCTGCCCTTTCCAACCCAGCACTTTTGTCACAAATTAGAGGTGAAGAATATAATGAACAAAAATATAGAGCACTATTTATAAAAATGCATAAGTTGATGAGTGAAGAGTACCTCAGTCGAGAAAATGCTAAATCCGATTATCTACAGAGAATGAGAGAGCACTGGCTCTATTTTAAAGACATATTTGTTGATGAAAGAAAGGTGTACAAGAAAATAAAGAAGGCCAAGTCAATCGACGAATTTCATAATGTCATTGACTGGGCCCTAGATCAGGAAATCTCTGATGAGGTCTTAAATTAA